From a single Nematostella vectensis chromosome 3, jaNemVect1.1, whole genome shotgun sequence genomic region:
- the LOC116617650 gene encoding hydroxyproline O-galactosyltransferase GALT4 produces MALFKREFIFSFAITVLVGSGLLTVVWHLSLTLKNKHFVPLSQDTLRSETNSSKREETTRSTNRLKPLDLFIAIVSAPSRGVRRTAIRETWLSTIPYYPGIEARFFTDSIGLEDGIKANLTRERDQYGDLEFSPVTAGILMAHRLLWAMFWAYGRYDFKFFLRTDDDYFVCLNHLHFDIQKRKHEEFLYWGWLHCNQGVVRIDEGFLIVDNEFVRELISRNTSLVCHPYGDIAVRIWVDQFQQDRMKISFFADNPRLVHQRSGLGDHDLSADLCSKFMGIHQAYPSYMRAYWDLVKASWRNVTFPEVARQPYEVYCRWWQYDWRNMFPPYRHEPRPCWGPNSGWPELSKIKMHEGREK; encoded by the coding sequence ATGGCGCTTTTCAAGCGCGAATTCATTTTTAGCTTTGCTATTACTGTCCTAGTCGGTTCCGGTTTACTGACAGTCGTATGGCATTTATCCCTAACACTGAAGAACAAGCACTTTGTTCCATTGAGCCAGGACACTCTCCGTAGCGAAACAAACTCTTCAAAGAGGGAAGAAACTACCAGATCAACCAACAGGCTGAAACCTTTGGACTTGTTTATCGCCATCGTCTCAGCACCATCGCGTGGAGTACGCCGCACTGCCATCAGAGAAACATGGCTGTCGACCATACCTTACTATCCGGGAATAGAAGCACGATTTTTCACGGACAGCATAGGGCTAGAAGACGGCATTAAAGCGAACTTAACAAGAGAAAGAGACCAATATGGGGACTTGGAGTTCTCGCCGGTCACAGCGGGAATCTTAATGGCTCACAGGTTGTTGTGGGCAATGTTTTGGGCGTACGGGCGCTATGATTTCAAATTCTTCTTGAGGACAGATGATGACTACTTCGTCTGCCTTAATCATCTTCACTTTGATATTCAGAAAAGGAAGCACGAGGAGTTTTTGTACTGGGGATGGCTTCACTGTAACCAAGGTGTAGTTAGGATAGACGAAGGCTTTTTAATAGTCGACAATGAGTTTGTACGGGAACTCATAAGTCGCAATACTTCACTTGTGTGCCATCCTTACGGTGACATAGCTGTGCGCATTTGGGTAGATCAATTTCAACAAGATAGAATGAAGATTTCTTTTTTCGCTGATAACCCGAGATTAGTCCACCAACGTAGTGGTCTTGGTGACCACGATCTCTCTGCCGACCTATGCAGCAAATTCATGGGGATCCACCAAGCATACCCGTCTTATATGCGAGCCTACTGGGACCTGGTTAAAGCGTCTTGGCGTAATGTTACTTTCCCCGAAGTTGCGCGCCAACCTTATGAAGTCTATTGCCGCTGGTGGCAATATGACTGGCGCAACATGTTTCCACCTTACCGCCACGAACCACGTCCTTGTTGGGGCCCGAACTCGGGCTGGCCGGAATTGAGTAAGATCAAGATGCATGAGGGAAGAGAAAAATAG